A genome region from Methanobacterium subterraneum includes the following:
- a CDS encoding methyltransferase family protein yields MNILERPDVTHEKLQQVVENAFNGLKTFNIIKSSIEIGVFDNLNEPVNYEELSQRLEIEPIFSHYILEALEKIGLITKENELYQNSELSKLYLDSKSKYDRTNCILSLKENADQWNNLNDTLKGNLSKKEESFFPFIIQVMAEDCISGELQDTVEIINSYDEFKDSKTLLDLAGGHGMYSIALSKINPDLDCCVFDLPPVTQETEKYIRKYGANVKTIPGNFYQDDLKGPYDVIFSSYNPGGKNPEIAQKVYNSLNLGGLFINKQYFPENENQTLADVLDNLEWNFANFEKSLKASTRYSFKGDLSFDEYSEFLEDLGFEIMDVHYVDHLNPSFGTKSRNKLIISKKVS; encoded by the coding sequence ATGAACATTCTAGAACGGCCAGATGTCACACATGAAAAATTACAACAGGTAGTTGAAAATGCCTTCAACGGCCTGAAAACATTCAATATAATAAAATCTTCCATAGAAATTGGAGTTTTTGACAATTTAAATGAACCAGTAAATTACGAAGAACTTTCCCAGAGATTAGAAATTGAACCAATATTTTCCCATTATATTTTAGAGGCCCTGGAAAAGATTGGCCTAATAACGAAGGAAAATGAGCTTTACCAGAACTCAGAGTTATCAAAGTTATATCTGGACTCTAAATCTAAATATGATAGAACTAATTGCATATTATCTTTAAAAGAAAATGCAGATCAATGGAATAATCTAAATGACACCCTGAAAGGAAATCTCTCCAAAAAAGAAGAATCATTTTTCCCCTTCATTATCCAGGTAATGGCTGAAGACTGCATATCCGGAGAACTGCAGGACACCGTGGAAATAATTAATTCATATGATGAATTTAAAGATTCAAAGACTTTACTTGACCTGGCTGGAGGGCATGGCATGTACTCAATAGCCCTTAGTAAAATCAACCCTGATCTTGATTGTTGTGTCTTTGATCTGCCCCCTGTAACTCAGGAAACCGAGAAGTACATTAGAAAATATGGTGCCAATGTTAAAACTATCCCTGGTAATTTTTACCAAGACGACCTGAAGGGTCCCTACGATGTTATTTTTTCTTCCTATAATCCTGGTGGCAAAAACCCTGAAATAGCTCAAAAAGTTTACAATTCCCTGAATTTGGGAGGATTATTTATAAATAAACAATATTTCCCTGAAAATGAAAACCAAACCCTGGCTGATGTTCTGGATAACCTGGAATGGAACTTTGCAAACTTCGAAAAATCCTTGAAGGCCAGTACCCGATATAGTTTTAAGGGTGATCTGTCCTTTGATGAATATTCAGAATTTTTAGAGGATTTGGGCTTTGAAATAATGGATGTCCATTATGTAGATCATTTAAATCCGTCTTTTGGCACTAAATCCAGAAACAAACTTATAATATCCAAAAAAGTGAGTTAA
- a CDS encoding carboxymuconolactone decarboxylase family protein yields the protein MEEKSRPNRFTEVLGEDVDMAFKKLASELLKDGALTLKDKSIIGLACAVAVKCDSCVRAHKKQALKAGASEKEILEAAAVAGLVRMGSGFNTAYALLDDQEPSRKIHFKTKNNDEKKQNNRSEEDKTISRKPDGYLKSIYGKNDQE from the coding sequence ATGGAAGAAAAAAGTCGACCAAACCGTTTTACAGAGGTTCTTGGTGAAGATGTGGATATGGCATTCAAAAAACTGGCATCCGAATTGTTAAAAGATGGTGCTCTGACCCTTAAAGATAAGAGTATCATAGGACTGGCGTGTGCAGTGGCAGTGAAATGTGATTCCTGTGTTAGGGCACATAAAAAACAGGCCCTGAAGGCAGGGGCCAGTGAAAAAGAAATTCTGGAAGCAGCAGCAGTGGCAGGGTTGGTGCGTATGGGTTCTGGTTTTAACACCGCCTACGCACTTCTAGATGACCAAGAGCCCAGTAGAAAAATACACTTTAAAACAAAAAATAATGATGAAAAGAAGCAAAATAACAGATCAGAAGAAGATAAAACAATTTCAAGGAAACCTGATGGATATCTGAAAAGTATATATGGAAAAAATGATCAGGAATAG
- a CDS encoding rhodanese-like domain-containing protein: protein MAESSENEKELIFRNISPEEAYELIGKVQAVPDFVILDVRTPKEFINGHIEGAVNIDYHGQNFIEELEKLEKETKYLICCGSGVRASKAMIIMQELGYMEVYNILGGIRMWKRSGYPLTEE from the coding sequence ATGGCAGAGTCCTCTGAAAATGAAAAAGAACTGATTTTTAGGAATATAAGTCCTGAAGAAGCGTATGAATTAATTGGAAAGGTACAGGCTGTTCCTGATTTTGTTATACTGGATGTCCGAACTCCTAAAGAATTCATCAACGGCCATATCGAGGGTGCGGTGAACATAGACTACCATGGTCAAAACTTCATAGAAGAACTGGAGAAGCTGGAAAAAGAAACAAAATACCTGATCTGCTGTGGATCTGGTGTTAGGGCATCTAAAGCCATGATAATAATGCAGGAATTGGGTTATATGGAAGTTTACAATATCTTGGGTGGTATCCGGATGTGGAAGAGAAGTGGATATCCTTTAACTGAAGAATAA
- a CDS encoding FmdE family protein produces the protein MVMDNENDIYSKVIEFHGHSCPGVAIGIQAAEIATDKLISNRAIDEELLAIVENDSCSVDAIQVITGCTFGKGNLIFKDYGKNVYTFINRGTGKSLRLSLNIAIDEIDPEFAMVRTKAFSGEAKPEDEMEFEKRKDAISEKIMNMPADELFNIEFVDVEIPEKARIFGSVKCSKCGELVAEHRARVENNDFVCIPCFDDYSRN, from the coding sequence ATGGTTATGGATAACGAAAATGATATATATTCAAAGGTTATAGAGTTTCACGGACATTCATGTCCTGGTGTGGCCATAGGAATTCAAGCTGCCGAGATAGCTACGGATAAATTAATTTCTAATAGGGCCATTGATGAGGAGTTATTGGCCATTGTGGAAAATGACAGCTGCAGTGTGGATGCTATTCAAGTGATCACTGGATGTACATTTGGAAAGGGTAATTTAATATTTAAAGATTATGGGAAAAACGTATACACATTCATAAACCGTGGCACGGGTAAATCTCTACGTCTGTCTTTAAATATAGCCATTGATGAAATTGATCCTGAATTTGCTATGGTGAGAACGAAAGCATTTTCTGGAGAAGCAAAGCCTGAAGATGAAATGGAGTTTGAGAAGAGAAAGGATGCAATTTCAGAAAAAATCATGAACATGCCTGCGGATGAACTGTTCAATATAGAGTTTGTGGATGTTGAGATTCCGGAAAAAGCCAGGATATTTGGGTCAGTTAAATGTTCAAAATGTGGTGAACTGGTTGCCGAACACCGGGCTAGGGTAGAAAATAATGATTTCGTTTGCATACCCTGTTTTGATGATTATTCAAGAAATTAA
- a CDS encoding iron ABC transporter substrate-binding protein — translation MIYAFGIGGSASNSNGTVTITDVAGRTVNVPAQVNKVVGTGCSAREIVYLNASDKIVGIEQTETNSTGGWGNQLPYMIAHPELMSLPIVGDARKTVINYEAIANLKPDVVFAADATQAADIESKTGIPTVVVYTMGVGTTEQMAKYKDSLKIMGKVLGKTERADELVSYINSCEEDLNKRTKDAAASKNTTAYVGGHAYRGSHGITSTNAFYPPFRMVNAKNVASSVSTNDTSIAVQIDKEQLINWNPDVIFIEESSLASVVNDTTKYPEYKDLKAVKNDQVYGLMSYCLYSYNKDILLADAYYVGKVLYPEQFSDVDPEKKADEIFVKFVGKPVYNQMKAVQGGFKKIEI, via the coding sequence TTGATCTATGCCTTTGGAATAGGTGGATCAGCTTCAAACAGTAATGGGACAGTTACCATAACTGATGTTGCCGGTAGAACAGTAAATGTGCCGGCCCAGGTCAATAAAGTGGTGGGAACTGGATGTTCAGCCCGAGAAATTGTTTATTTGAATGCCAGTGATAAAATTGTGGGAATTGAGCAGACTGAGACCAATTCCACCGGGGGATGGGGAAACCAATTACCCTACATGATAGCCCACCCCGAATTAATGAGTCTTCCCATTGTGGGGGATGCCCGGAAAACCGTAATCAATTACGAAGCAATAGCTAACCTAAAACCCGATGTTGTTTTTGCCGCCGATGCCACTCAAGCTGCGGATATAGAGTCCAAAACAGGTATTCCAACTGTAGTTGTTTACACTATGGGTGTGGGAACAACCGAACAGATGGCCAAGTATAAAGATTCCCTGAAAATAATGGGTAAAGTGCTGGGTAAAACTGAAAGGGCAGATGAACTGGTAAGTTACATCAATTCCTGCGAAGAAGACCTTAACAAAAGAACCAAGGACGCTGCGGCCAGTAAAAACACCACGGCATATGTGGGGGGCCATGCCTACCGGGGATCACATGGCATCACCTCAACCAATGCATTCTACCCTCCATTTAGGATGGTAAATGCCAAAAACGTTGCTAGTTCTGTTAGTACCAATGACACGTCCATAGCAGTCCAGATAGATAAAGAACAATTGATAAACTGGAATCCGGATGTGATTTTCATTGAAGAATCCAGTTTAGCATCGGTAGTTAATGATACCACAAAATATCCTGAATATAAAGATTTAAAAGCTGTAAAGAATGATCAGGTTTATGGATTAATGTCCTACTGCCTTTACAGTTATAATAAGGACATATTACTTGCCGATGCCTACTACGTAGGAAAAGTTCTCTATCCGGAGCAATTCAGTGATGTGGATCCAGAGAAGAAGGCTGATGAAATCTTTGTAAAATTTGTGGGTAAACCAGTGTACAACCAGATGAAAGCAGTACAGGGTGGATTCAAGAAAATCGAAATCTGA
- a CDS encoding DUF3320 domain-containing protein has protein sequence MSELSKVDIYSQIDVLRQSLLDLTMRNQLLNFRPRSMTVEVKEGELAEIYDRLVLKKSKRKLLQFIPRGESEGTSQSTDSRYKTTYFNKDEAEESPTLTVRDQPNGRESSSTVDKGIKIGDGKSLSSSTVSDELIGNGSLEVDVQDDISDAGTEISNDFPDANGTLEGLGPEESLLWESPSLDQETLEKNKEIFLSTDLTPSELQRRLFYINQRARSMMEEQGYNILYLAMGFLKWQENNGTPGDREAPLILIPVELERRRVKGSFKLRWTGEDIISNISLQAKLLDYGVELPDFEMPRTPEGVDEYLDQVSESISHEKNWAVREKVYLGFFSFTKFVMYKDLDPDSWPEDMPLEENPLIKTIFDPTEEELGPGFQENQVDVKLSSEDVYHVMDADSSQIAVIEDVKHGRDLVVEGPPGTGKSQTIVNLIAELLARGNTVLFVSEKMAALEVVKGRLDSVGLGEFCLELHSKKSQKKDVLEKLESVLRNPKPVDLSLDDDLSTIEELKSDINEYVTLLHSPYAEIKWTPYQLFGVKEKSLHHFEKNKTKMPRFSMDNSESCTLRQWQRTINKFKELGELYKLVKPVADNPWKSTRPDPILPAEEEEIEALLGKTIETLNDLNLKAETLSKISGVKIPATLEEMEHLIAAVEIISSFPSLERELILNTKWDYDKLQVYNLIKSLEEFKSKAKGLRRFKKEVLDEDISSLLLSFQEQKPKLLKFLSGDFKNAKKRIGKLYQGKPPESDEIILQDLEELIRCQELRLKIRNQDELARSLFGSHWKAEESEAENLQEISEWILKFRKALDEGRITEKILIILDSVEQYEIKQITQEMHQEYDLILQQISQLDSFLHFDQDSALGVSLTRSPLDFLISQISLLKVGLSALQNWSRFSSSRMECLETVGKNLVELVDRDEIEATDIIPCLEGNFADSLLRSLFLEQPSLSRFVGDVHEKKISEFRELDRRIITLNRFRIAQELHQNRPSLSSTASPRSELGVLKSEFSRKRGHMPIRKLLSICGGIIQTIKPCFMMSPLSIAQYLDPYSVKNLRFDYVIFDEASQVKPEDALGALLRARCAVIMGDTRQLPPTSFFDILIDVESDDYDLAVLADMESILHLCKRSFPSKMLRWHYRSRHESLIAVSNQEFYDNHLLIYPSPSQDSEELGLKLVHLPETVYDRGKTATNREEAKAVIKAVFDHYKQYGDEKSLGVGTFNVRQQQAILEELELQLKLNPSMEKYFKSNQEEHFFVKNLETIQGDERDVIMVSVGYGFDSEGNLSHNFGPVNQDGGERRLNVLLTRAREKCLIFSNFRGRDLQLSSNAPFGLRALKEFLEYAEKKTLRQQDRVQTTADDAFEEAIYEFLTEHRYEIHRRVGCAGFRVDLAVVDPGYPGRYLLGIACDGPMYQTSRVARDRDRLRQQILKGLGWQFYSLWSTDWYRNRAEVQKRLLAVIEELLNEERPDKVIPPVEEGEIVSPVEEGEKELSSNVEEIADDKHYDIPPVENTIHDEERETSSPMEETDDMTQLIEEADDISKLIGKPAEISSTAEGLEDIPQEIVEFPPENSEVKKEAKDELSDYMVCEDTGVPVSGEFHSQPVGDIARAAMKVVEMEGPIHYDEVVKRIRAYWGLSRAGRRVQEVMKEAISLGVMDGQIIQKGDFLYFKDAPVVVRRRTGNPPAKMDLISPEEIAAAVRIILESQYATQADELVREVSRLFGAKVTRGPAISRIKEVIYDLIQKGEIEERPDGMVDFVRS, from the coding sequence ATGTCCGAACTTTCCAAGGTGGACATATACAGTCAGATCGATGTTCTAAGGCAGAGCTTGCTGGACCTTACCATGCGTAACCAGCTTTTAAACTTCCGACCCCGTAGCATGACTGTGGAGGTTAAAGAAGGAGAACTGGCCGAGATATACGACCGATTAGTTCTGAAAAAAAGCAAAAGGAAACTTTTACAGTTCATTCCTAGGGGAGAATCAGAAGGAACTTCACAGTCCACTGATTCTCGTTACAAAACTACTTATTTTAATAAAGATGAGGCTGAAGAAAGCCCCACCCTAACTGTAAGAGACCAACCAAATGGTAGAGAATCATCAAGTACGGTTGATAAAGGGATTAAAATTGGGGATGGAAAATCATTATCATCTTCTACTGTTTCTGATGAATTGATAGGTAATGGATCTCTAGAAGTGGATGTTCAAGATGATATATCAGATGCAGGTACTGAGATTTCCAATGATTTTCCAGATGCCAATGGAACCCTTGAAGGTTTGGGCCCTGAAGAATCATTACTATGGGAATCACCTTCATTAGACCAGGAAACCCTGGAGAAGAATAAAGAAATATTTCTGTCCACAGATTTAACTCCATCTGAACTTCAGCGACGTTTGTTCTATATTAACCAGCGTGCCAGGTCAATGATGGAAGAACAGGGATACAACATCCTGTACCTGGCTATGGGATTCCTTAAATGGCAGGAAAACAATGGAACACCAGGAGACCGTGAAGCACCATTGATACTCATACCAGTGGAACTGGAACGCAGACGGGTGAAGGGTTCATTTAAGCTCCGCTGGACTGGTGAGGATATAATCTCCAACATCTCCCTCCAGGCTAAACTACTGGATTATGGGGTGGAGTTACCTGATTTTGAAATGCCCCGCACCCCGGAAGGTGTTGATGAATATCTGGATCAGGTATCTGAATCCATTTCCCATGAAAAAAATTGGGCTGTGCGAGAAAAGGTTTACCTCGGATTTTTCAGTTTCACCAAATTCGTTATGTACAAGGACCTTGACCCGGATAGCTGGCCTGAAGACATGCCCCTAGAAGAAAATCCCCTAATAAAGACCATATTTGATCCCACAGAAGAAGAATTAGGTCCCGGATTCCAAGAAAACCAGGTGGACGTGAAACTTTCATCTGAAGATGTTTACCATGTGATGGATGCGGATTCGTCACAGATCGCAGTTATTGAGGATGTAAAGCATGGCCGTGACCTGGTAGTGGAGGGACCCCCGGGAACTGGTAAATCCCAGACCATAGTGAACCTCATAGCCGAACTCCTTGCACGGGGCAACACTGTACTCTTTGTAAGTGAGAAGATGGCAGCACTGGAAGTGGTTAAAGGCCGTTTAGACAGTGTTGGTCTGGGAGAATTCTGTTTAGAGCTGCACAGTAAGAAATCCCAAAAAAAAGATGTTCTGGAGAAACTGGAAAGCGTTCTCCGCAACCCAAAACCAGTAGATCTGTCACTGGATGATGATCTAAGCACCATTGAAGAGTTAAAGTCAGATATCAACGAATATGTTACTTTACTACATTCCCCCTACGCTGAAATTAAATGGACGCCCTACCAGCTTTTCGGTGTTAAAGAGAAATCATTGCATCACTTTGAGAAAAACAAGACTAAAATGCCTCGTTTCTCCATGGATAACAGTGAAAGTTGCACTTTAAGACAGTGGCAGAGGACCATCAATAAGTTCAAGGAACTGGGGGAACTGTACAAACTGGTGAAACCAGTAGCAGACAATCCCTGGAAATCCACCCGACCAGACCCCATACTTCCTGCAGAAGAAGAGGAAATTGAAGCCCTCCTCGGGAAAACCATTGAAACACTGAATGATCTCAATCTAAAGGCTGAAACTCTTTCCAAAATATCCGGAGTGAAGATCCCTGCAACACTGGAGGAAATGGAACACCTCATAGCCGCGGTGGAGATAATCTCCTCCTTCCCCTCACTGGAAAGGGAACTCATCCTTAACACCAAATGGGATTATGACAAACTGCAAGTCTACAATCTGATTAAAAGCCTGGAAGAATTCAAATCCAAGGCTAAAGGTCTGAGGAGATTTAAAAAAGAGGTGCTGGATGAGGATATTTCTTCATTACTACTATCTTTCCAGGAACAAAAACCCAAACTACTGAAGTTCCTCAGTGGAGATTTTAAAAATGCCAAAAAACGTATTGGTAAACTTTACCAGGGAAAACCCCCTGAAAGTGATGAAATAATACTCCAGGATCTGGAGGAACTTATCCGATGCCAGGAACTACGGTTGAAGATAAGAAATCAGGATGAGCTGGCCCGATCTCTCTTTGGATCTCACTGGAAGGCTGAGGAAAGTGAAGCTGAAAACCTTCAGGAAATATCGGAATGGATACTCAAATTCAGGAAAGCTCTGGATGAGGGCCGTATCACGGAGAAAATTCTTATAATCCTTGATTCTGTAGAACAGTATGAGATTAAACAGATCACCCAGGAAATGCACCAGGAATATGACCTGATCCTCCAGCAAATTAGCCAGCTGGACAGTTTCCTTCACTTTGATCAGGATTCTGCTTTAGGGGTGTCTCTGACCCGGAGTCCCCTTGATTTTTTAATCTCCCAGATTTCACTCTTGAAGGTGGGACTTTCCGCTCTGCAGAACTGGTCCCGTTTCAGCTCATCCCGGATGGAATGCTTGGAAACAGTGGGCAAAAATCTGGTGGAACTGGTGGATAGGGATGAAATTGAGGCAACAGATATCATACCTTGCCTGGAAGGGAACTTCGCAGATTCACTTCTGCGCAGTCTCTTCTTAGAGCAGCCTTCTCTTTCCCGTTTCGTGGGCGATGTTCATGAGAAGAAGATCTCTGAATTCAGGGAACTGGATCGTAGAATCATCACCCTAAACCGTTTCCGCATAGCCCAAGAATTGCACCAGAACCGTCCCTCCCTTTCCAGCACCGCATCACCTCGCTCAGAGCTGGGAGTGCTTAAAAGTGAGTTTTCACGTAAACGGGGACACATGCCCATCAGGAAACTGTTGTCAATTTGTGGAGGGATAATACAGACTATTAAACCCTGTTTTATGATGAGTCCCCTTTCCATTGCCCAGTACCTGGACCCTTACAGTGTAAAGAATCTGCGCTTTGATTACGTTATCTTTGATGAAGCCAGTCAGGTGAAACCAGAAGATGCCCTGGGTGCGCTTTTAAGGGCCCGATGTGCGGTTATTATGGGTGACACCAGACAGTTACCACCCACCAGCTTTTTCGATATCCTGATTGATGTGGAAAGTGATGATTATGACCTGGCAGTCTTAGCAGATATGGAGAGCATTCTTCATCTCTGCAAACGCAGCTTCCCCTCGAAGATGTTACGCTGGCACTACCGCAGCCGGCATGAATCACTGATCGCAGTCAGTAATCAGGAATTTTATGACAACCACCTCCTTATTTATCCTTCACCAAGCCAGGACTCTGAGGAGCTGGGATTGAAACTGGTACACCTTCCGGAAACTGTTTATGACAGGGGTAAAACTGCCACTAACCGGGAAGAGGCCAAGGCAGTTATCAAAGCTGTGTTCGATCATTATAAGCAGTACGGTGATGAGAAGAGTCTTGGTGTGGGTACCTTCAACGTGCGTCAGCAGCAAGCCATCCTGGAGGAACTGGAACTGCAACTCAAACTCAACCCTAGCATGGAGAAGTACTTTAAATCAAACCAAGAGGAGCATTTCTTCGTGAAAAACCTGGAAACAATCCAGGGAGATGAAAGGGACGTTATAATGGTTAGTGTGGGTTACGGGTTTGATTCTGAAGGCAATTTGAGCCATAACTTCGGACCAGTGAACCAAGATGGAGGAGAAAGACGTTTGAACGTTCTCCTGACACGTGCCCGTGAGAAATGTCTGATATTCTCCAACTTCCGAGGCCGTGATTTGCAATTAAGTTCAAATGCACCCTTTGGTCTTCGCGCCCTTAAGGAATTCCTGGAATACGCTGAGAAGAAAACACTGCGTCAACAAGATAGGGTACAGACCACTGCTGATGATGCCTTTGAAGAAGCTATCTATGAATTTTTAACTGAACACAGATATGAAATTCACCGTAGGGTGGGTTGTGCTGGTTTCAGAGTGGACCTAGCCGTGGTCGACCCTGGATACCCTGGGCGTTACCTTCTGGGCATTGCCTGTGACGGGCCAATGTATCAGACCAGCAGGGTAGCCCGGGATCGGGACCGGCTCCGCCAACAAATTCTGAAGGGATTGGGATGGCAGTTCTATAGTTTATGGTCCACAGACTGGTACCGGAATCGTGCCGAAGTACAGAAACGGCTGCTGGCAGTAATAGAAGAACTTCTGAATGAAGAACGTCCAGACAAAGTTATTCCTCCCGTGGAAGAGGGAGAGATTGTTTCCCCTGTAGAAGAGGGAGAAAAAGAACTTAGCTCTAATGTAGAAGAAATTGCCGATGATAAACATTATGATATTCCCCCTGTAGAAAACACTATTCACGATGAAGAACGTGAAACCAGTTCCCCAATGGAAGAAACTGATGATATGACTCAATTGATAGAAGAAGCTGATGATATCTCTAAACTGATTGGAAAACCTGCAGAAATAAGTTCCACAGCCGAAGGATTAGAAGATATCCCTCAGGAAATCGTGGAATTTCCACCAGAAAATTCTGAAGTTAAAAAAGAAGCTAAGGATGAATTATCCGATTACATGGTTTGTGAAGATACTGGTGTTCCTGTTTCCGGAGAATTCCACAGCCAACCAGTGGGAGACATTGCCCGGGCAGCAATGAAAGTAGTGGAGATGGAAGGACCCATCCATTACGACGAGGTTGTAAAACGTATAAGGGCCTACTGGGGACTCAGTCGAGCAGGGCGACGTGTTCAGGAAGTTATGAAAGAAGCCATAAGCCTGGGAGTGATGGATGGTCAGATAATTCAGAAAGGTGACTTTTTATACTTCAAAGATGCCCCAGTAGTTGTTCGAAGGAGAACTGGTAATCCCCCTGCCAAGATGGATCTCATTAGTCCCGAAGAAATTGCAGCTGCAGTGAGGATCATCCTGGAGTCACAGTACGCTACCCAGGCGGATGAATTGGTCCGGGAAGTTTCGCGGCTCTTTGGTGCCAAAGTTACCCGTGGTCCTGCTATAAGTAGAATAAAAGAAGTTATATATGACTTGATCCAGAAGGGTGAAATTGAAGAACGGCCGGATGGAATGGTTGATTTTGTCAGGAGTTAA
- a CDS encoding FecCD family ABC transporter permease, whose translation MSFENSTISRYRAYTRNKLLIVLGLALALVLLIILSIKVGAANLSFYDIINALFNREAPGASIIWNIRIPRILAAIIAGIFMGIEGAIMQCVLRNPLASPYTMGISQGAAFGAAFAIIVLGAGTLHSTHADAVIVNNPYLTVLAAFIGALLGVVAILLIARVRSVTPEVMILAGVAMTALFAAGTMFLQYFATDAQVAATIFWTFGDVGRAVWNDVWIMLILMIPAFIYFMYHAWDYNSLESGEETAKGLGVNTDRIRIQGMLISSFTAAVTVAFLGVIGFVGLIAPHIMRRIIGHDHRFLIPTSAILGALVLLASDTIARSILSPIVLPVGIITAFLGAPMFLYIIIKMRR comes from the coding sequence TTGTCATTTGAAAATAGTACAATAAGTCGTTACAGGGCTTATACTCGAAATAAATTATTAATTGTATTAGGTTTAGCTTTGGCCCTGGTTCTATTAATAATTCTTTCCATTAAAGTCGGTGCCGCTAATTTATCATTTTATGATATAATTAATGCCCTTTTTAACCGTGAAGCACCTGGGGCTTCTATTATATGGAACATAAGGATTCCCAGAATACTTGCTGCTATAATAGCCGGGATTTTCATGGGTATCGAGGGTGCCATAATGCAATGTGTTCTCAGAAACCCCCTGGCAAGCCCTTATACCATGGGGATATCTCAGGGGGCTGCATTCGGGGCTGCATTTGCAATAATAGTTCTCGGGGCAGGAACGTTACACAGCACCCATGCTGATGCCGTTATTGTAAACAATCCTTATCTCACAGTTTTAGCAGCCTTTATTGGAGCATTGTTGGGGGTAGTTGCCATCCTGCTAATTGCCAGGGTTCGCAGTGTAACACCAGAGGTAATGATACTGGCTGGAGTGGCCATGACTGCCCTGTTTGCTGCGGGGACCATGTTCTTACAGTACTTTGCCACCGATGCCCAGGTTGCAGCCACCATATTCTGGACCTTTGGTGACGTGGGTCGAGCAGTATGGAATGATGTCTGGATCATGTTGATACTCATGATACCGGCCTTCATCTATTTCATGTATCATGCCTGGGATTATAACAGCCTGGAAAGTGGTGAAGAAACAGCCAAGGGATTGGGAGTTAACACTGACCGTATACGGATACAGGGGATGTTGATATCTTCATTCACAGCAGCAGTGACCGTGGCTTTTCTGGGAGTGATTGGATTTGTGGGACTTATAGCACCCCATATCATGAGACGGATAATTGGCCATGACCACCGGTTTTTAATCCCAACTTCTGCCATTTTAGGTGCATTGGTCCTACTGGCATCTGACACAATTGCTCGATCGATTTTATCACCAATAGTACTACCAGTGGGTATTATAACTGCATTCCTGGGTGCTCCAATGTTTCTATACATTATAATCAAAATGAGGCGATAA
- a CDS encoding ABC transporter ATP-binding protein, with protein sequence MVLSVNKVEFSYGSVPVLRDVNFEVEKGDFISILGVNGSGKSTLMKCINRILAFKEGIIFVEDRDLKKMKNIEIAQKIGYVPQNSETGYVTVFDAVLLGRKPYIKWDVSSKDLELTEKVLGVMGLEDYSLRYINELSGGELQKVVIARALVQEPQLLLLDEPTSDLDLKNQLEVMKIIKEVSATQKIASVVVMHDINLALRFSDKFIILKDGQVFTTGGKEVITPEIIKETYGVDVYVTHFEGIPVVIPKFQ encoded by the coding sequence ATGGTTCTGTCTGTGAATAAGGTCGAATTTTCTTATGGTAGCGTACCGGTGTTACGCGATGTGAATTTCGAAGTTGAAAAAGGCGATTTCATATCCATACTGGGTGTAAATGGATCGGGTAAATCCACCCTAATGAAATGCATCAATCGAATACTGGCCTTCAAAGAGGGAATAATATTCGTGGAGGACCGGGATCTAAAAAAGATGAAAAACATTGAAATCGCCCAGAAAATTGGATACGTCCCCCAAAATTCAGAAACAGGATATGTAACTGTTTTCGATGCTGTTTTATTAGGTAGGAAACCTTACATCAAATGGGATGTTTCCAGTAAAGATTTGGAACTAACTGAAAAAGTATTGGGGGTAATGGGTCTTGAAGACTATTCCCTGCGATACATTAATGAATTAAGTGGTGGGGAGCTCCAAAAGGTTGTTATAGCTAGAGCATTAGTTCAGGAACCCCAACTGTTACTTTTAGATGAGCCAACCAGTGATCTTGATTTGAAAAATCAGCTGGAAGTAATGAAGATTATAAAGGAAGTATCCGCTACCCAGAAGATAGCTTCAGTGGTGGTAATGCACGACATTAACCTGGCCCTGCGGTTTTCAGATAAGTTCATAATACTGAAGGATGGTCAGGTGTTCACCACCGGTGGAAAGGAAGTAATCACTCCAGAGATAATAAAGGAAACCTATGGGGTTGATGTGTATGTCACCCATTTTGAGGGCATCCCAGTGGTAATCCCTAAATTTCAATAG